A part of Syngnathoides biaculeatus isolate LvHL_M chromosome 21, ASM1980259v1, whole genome shotgun sequence genomic DNA contains:
- the zgc:101810 gene encoding actin-related protein 2-A produces the protein MDSEGRRVVVCDNGTGFVKCGFAGSNFPDHIFPALVGRPVIRSTAKIGNIEIKDLMVGDEASECRSLLEVAYPMENGMVRSWDDMLHLWDHTFGPERLDIEPSECKILLTEPPMNPTKNREKIAEVMFEKYQFHAIYVAIQAVLTLYAQGLLTGVVVDSGDGVTHICPVYEGFSLPHLTRRLDIAGRDITRYLIKLLLLRGYAFNHSADFETVRVLKEKLCYVGYNIEQEQRLAAETTYLVESFTLPDGRQVRVGGERFGAPEALFQPHLINVEGAGVAELLFNTIQAADIDLRADFYKHIVLSGGSTMYPGLPSRLEREIKQLYLERVLDGDTRKLAKFKIRIEDPPRRKHMVFLGGAVLANIMKDKDTFWLSRSEYQERGLTVLQKLGGGVR, from the exons ATGGACAGCGAGGGCAGGAGAGTGGTGGTCTGCGACAACGGGACGGGG TTCGTCAAGTGCGGCTTTGCGGGTTCCAACTTCCCGGACCACATCTTCCCCGCCTTGGTGGGTCGCCCGGTCATTCGCTCCACCGCCAAAATAGGCAACATCGAGATCAAG GATCTGATGGTGGGCGACGAAGCCAGCGAGTGCCGTTCGTTGCTTGAGGTGGCGTACCCCATGGAGAACGGGATGGTACGGTCCTGGGACGACATGCTCCACCTGTGGGACCACACCTTCGGACCCGAGAGGCTGGACATTGAGCCGTCCGAGTGCAAG ATCCTGCTGACCGAGCCTCCCATGAACCCGACGAAGAACCGCGAGAAGATCGCCGAGGTCATGTTCGAGAAGTACCAGTTCCACGCCATCTACGTGGCCATCCAGGCCGTCCTCACGCTCTATGCTCAGG GTCTGTTGACGGGGGTGGTTGTGGATTCCGGGGACGGCGTGACCCACATCTGCCCGGTTTACGAAGGCTTCTCCTTGCCGCATCTGACGCGCAGGCTGGACATCGCCGGCCGTGACATCACCCGATACCTCATCAAG ctgctgctgctgcgcggCTACGCCTTCAACCACTCGGCTGACTTTGAAACGGTGCGCGTGCTGAAGGAGAAGCTGTGCTACGTGGGGTACAACATAGAACAAGAGCAGCGTCTCGCCGCGGAAACCACTTACCTGGTGGAGTCCTTCACG CTCCCGGACGGCCGACAGGTGAGGGTCGGAGGTGAAAGGTTTGGCGCCCCTGAAGCGCTCTTCCAGCCTCACCTGATCAACGTGGAGGGGGCGGGCGTGGCCGAACTCCTCTTCAACACCATCCAGGCGGCCGACATCGACCTCAG GGCCGACTTCTATAAACACATTGTCCTGTCTGGGGGAAGCACCATGTACCCTGGCCTCCCGTCCAGATTGGAGCGAGAGATCAAGCAGCTCTACTTGGAGAGGGTCCTGGATGGAGACACACGCAAGTTGGCT AAGTTCAAGATCCGCATCGAGGACCCCCCGCGCCGCAAGCACATGGTGTTCCTGGGCGGCGCCGTGCTCGCCAACATCATGAAGGACAAGGACACCTTCTGGCTGAGCCGGTCCGAATACCAGGAGCGCGGCCTCACCGTGCTGCAGAAACTGGGAGGTGGcgtcagataa